A region of the Streptomyces sp. NBC_00442 genome:
GCCAGCGCAGGACTCGGCGTGATGGCCCACACCAGGGGCCTGATCCCGCCCGGCCTGGCTCCGCTCCCGGCGCGGTGCGGGCTGCCGGAGCTGGGCGGAGTGGATTTCGTTCTGCTCCACAACCGGCGGGGCTCGGCGGCGCAGGAGGCGGCGGGCGCCCTGGCTTCGGCGATCCTCGCCGGCGGCGACCGCCTGCACCGGGGCCACCGATCCGGCTGAACGAACCGGCCGAACGCCGGGCGACCGGCCGAGCGGACTGGCTGAAGACAGACGGTCCACCCCGGCCGGTGCGCCGCCGGGCCGCCCCCTCCCGCCGCACGCCGCCACCCTGCCCCGTTGGGCTGCGACAACGGAGCGTGGCCCCGGGAAAACAGGGCGCAGCCGTGGGGCGAGGGTGACAGGAGCGTACAGATTCCGTGGAGATTGCCTTACGGAGAACCTACCTTTGAGTCAGCTGAGCGCCCGAGGGGTCCACATGTGGGCCTGTTTCCGCCGCTGACCTGTGAAGACGCCGTACGTCTCGACGTGCAGGAGACCCCTGTCACGGGAACAGTCCGTGGGGTACGGTCACCGCGCTGTGCGGAGCGCCACCGGGAGTGGCCACCCCGGAGGGAGGCAGGTCATTGCGCGAGTTCACGGTCCCACCCATGGCGACGGCGCCTCAGGTCGGCGGGCTTGCGGACGCCGTCTTCGACCACGCCCTCGACGATCCTCACCGCGTCGCGCTGTGCCGCAAGGACGATTCGGGCCAGTGGCGGGACGTGACGGCCGCCGCGTTCAGGGACGAGGTGTTCGCGCTCGCCAAAGGGCTGATCGCGGACGGCGTGCGGTTCGGCGACCGGGTCGCCATCATGGCGCGCACGCGGTACGAGTGGACGCTCTTCGACTTCGCGCTGTGGAGCATCGGCGCGCAGCCGGTGCCGATCTATCCCACGTCCTCCGCCGAGCAGGTCTTCTGGATGCTGCACGACTCGGAGGCGACCGCGTGCGTGGTGGAGCACGAGGACCACTCGATGACGATCGGCTCGGTCGTCGACCGGCTCCCCCACCTCAAGCGCCTGTGGCAGCTGGACACGGGAGCGCTCTCGGAGCTCCTCGGAGCGGGTGAGTCCATCGACGACGAGGTGGTCGAGCGGCACCGCAAGGCCGTGACTCCCGATTCGGTGGCGACCGTCATCTACACCTCGGGGACCACGGGCCGCCCCAAGGGGTGTGTCATCACCCATGCCAACTTCATGTTCGAGACGGACATGCTGATCTCGCGCTGGGAGCCGGTCTTCCACTCCCGGCCCGGCGACGAGGCGTCCACGCTGCTGTTCCTTCCGCTGGCCCACGTCTTCGGACGGATGGTGGAGATCGCGGCGATCCGGGGACGGGTGAAACTGGGCCACCAGCCGGCCCTCGCCGCCTCCGCCCTGCTGCCCGACCTCCAGTCGTTCCGGCCGACGTTCATCCTCGCGGTTCCCTACATCTTCGAGAAGGTGTTCAACGCGGCCCGCCGCAGAGCCGAGGCCGACGGGAAGACCGGGCCGTTCGACAAGTCCGTCGACATCGCGGTCAAGTACGCGGAGGCCGTGGAGCAGAAGGCCTTCGGCCTCGGCCCCGGCCCCTCGGCCGCGCTGCGGATGCAGCACCAGTTCTTCGAGAAGACGGTGTACGGGAAGGTCCGCGACGCGATGGGCGGCCGGGTGCGCCACGCCATGTCGGGCGGCTCCAGCATGGGCCGCCGGCTCGGCCTGTTCTTCGAGGGCGCCGGCGTCACCGTGTACGAGGGGTACGGCCTGACCGAGTCGACCGCCGCCGCCACCGCCAACCCCCCGGAGCGGACCCGCTACGGCACGGTCGGACAGCCCATCCCCGGGACCACGGTGCACATCGCCGACGACGGTGAGGTGTGGATCCACGGCGGGCAGATCTTCTCCGGCTACCTCAACGAGCCGAAGGCCACCGAGGCGGTGCTCAGGGACGGCTGGCTTTCGACGGGGGACATCGGGGCGCTCGACGACGACGGCTACCTCACGATCACCGGGCGCAAGAAGGAGATCCTGGTGACCTCGGGGGGCAAGAGCGTCTCGCCGGTCGCCCTGGAGGAACGGGTGCGGGCCCACCCCCTGGTCGCCCAGTGCATCGTGGTCGGTGACAACCGGCCCTACATCGCGGCGCTGGTCACCCTCGACCAGGAGGGCGTGGACCACTGGCTCGCCATGCGCGGCAAGGCCCCGCTCACCCCGTCGGAACTGGTGCGCGACCCGGATCTGGAGACCGAGGTGCGCCGGGCCGTGGTCGCCGCCAACGTCCTGGTCTCGCAGGCGGAGTCGATCCGCACCTTCCGCATACTGGCCCACCAGTTCACGGAGGAGCAGGGGCTCCTGACCCCGTCCCTGAAACTCAAGCGCCGGGCGATCGAGAAGGCGTACGAGAACGAGGTGGACGCGCTGTACCGCTGAGACCGCTCTCAGTATTCTCGACGGAAGCCGCCCCGCTGGAATGGCGGGCTCGTGCGAGAGCGCTTTCACCGTCCTCGCGTCCTCGGCGAACGCCCCCCCTGAAAGCAGGGCTCACGCATCGAGCACGGCGGCGACCGCCTCGATCTCCACGAGTTGGTCGCGGTAGCCCAGCACCGTGACACCCATCAATGTGTTGGGGACGTCGTGGTCACCGAAGACGTCCCGGACCACTTCCCAGGCGGCCACCAGATCCTCGCGCCGCGACGATGCGACGAGGACCCGGGCACTGATGACGTCCCGCAAGCCGGCTCCTGCGGCGGCGAGAGCGCTCTCCATGTTCTCCAGGGCCTTCGCCGCCTGGCCCGCGTAGTCGCCGACCGCGGCCGTCGAGCCGTCGTGGTTCAACGGGCAGGCGCCGGCCAGGAAGATCAGACGTGACGCGGCGGGAGCCGTCGCCGCATACGCGTACTCGGCGACGTCGGACAGCGAGGCGGAACGGATCAAGGTGATCGCACGAGCCATGGTCGTGGAGTCCTTTCGGGGCCGGGCGGAGAGCGTGACCATCCTGCTCCCGCCCGTCTCGCTCCGCCTCTCCTTTTCCCGGGGCTTCAGGGGCGAGAACCGCCCCCTCGACCCGCGTACCGCTCATCCCGCGTTCGTACTCAACCCGCGTACTGTGCAACGATTTTGGTGAAGGCGTACGGGGCCTGACCGACGCCGCTGCACGAAGCGCTCGCGTCGCCGCCCGAGGTGCACTGCCGGTCGCGGTTGACCGCCCAGAAGGTGAAGCGCGCCAGGTGATGCTGCCGGGCGTAGCCGAGGACGGTCTGGAAGTCGCCCGTAGTGATGGTCTCGTCGGACTCGTCGGTCTTGCCGTCCATGGAGGAGACGCCGATGTGCCGGTAGGCGGCGTCGTCGCTGTACCCATAGGCGCCCTTCACGGCGGTCTCCAGACCTTCGAGAGCGCTCTCGGTGACCGAGCCCATGGACCCGCTGTGACCGCCGAAGTCGAACGGCATGATCGTCCAGCCGTCGTTCGCCAGCCCGGCGGCGGCCCCCTTCTTGATGAGGTCCTTGCCGTTGGCGTCGGGACCGGTCGGGGTCGTCCCCATCGTCACGTAGGTGACGAGCCCGGGGTTGTCGGTCTTGACGATCTTCAGCGCGCTCACCACCCGCTGCCGCACGGTGGCATTGGAGAACTCGGTGTCCTCGATGTCGATGTCGAGCGCCTTCAGGTGGTACGCACTGATCACCTTCTGGTACGCGCCGGCGAGCGCGGAGGCACTGGAACACTTCTCACCCAGCTTGTTTCCGCTCCAGCCGCCGACCGACACCACCACGTCTCCCCCGGCGCCGCGGATGGACTTGATCGCGCTCTCGTCGGAGCCTCCGGTCAGGGCCCGCGAGCCGTCCCACTTCGGATTGCACCCGCCGTCGGAGAGGACGAAGGCCAAGGTGAACCACTTGACGCCCGTCGCGGCCATCACATCGGTGGGCTTCTGGGGGTCGCCCCAGCCGAGGTACTCGTACGGGGCGGCGGCCATCGACCCGGACGCGGCAGGTGCGGCGGGGGCGGCGGGGGCGGCGGGGGCGGCGGGGGCGGCGGGAACAGGGGATCCGGCCGCCGCCGGCGTACCGGCCGCACTGGCCTGAGGAATCGAAACGACGACGGGCAGGAGCAGACAGCCGAGGCCCGTGAGGGAAACGGCGAGACGGCGCGGGGATACGACTGCGCGCATGGGGATCCTTCCGTGGGGGGTGTGGGGCGTGGGGGGGCTGTG
Encoded here:
- a CDS encoding RidA family protein: MARAITLIRSASLSDVAEYAYAATAPAASRLIFLAGACPLNHDGSTAAVGDYAGQAAKALENMESALAAAGAGLRDVISARVLVASSRREDLVAAWEVVRDVFGDHDVPNTLMGVTVLGYRDQLVEIEAVAAVLDA
- a CDS encoding chitinase, which translates into the protein MRAVVSPRRLAVSLTGLGCLLLPVVVSIPQASAAGTPAAAGSPVPAAPAAPAAPAAPAAPAASGSMAAAPYEYLGWGDPQKPTDVMAATGVKWFTLAFVLSDGGCNPKWDGSRALTGGSDESAIKSIRGAGGDVVVSVGGWSGNKLGEKCSSASALAGAYQKVISAYHLKALDIDIEDTEFSNATVRQRVVSALKIVKTDNPGLVTYVTMGTTPTGPDANGKDLIKKGAAAGLANDGWTIMPFDFGGHSGSMGSVTESALEGLETAVKGAYGYSDDAAYRHIGVSSMDGKTDESDETITTGDFQTVLGYARQHHLARFTFWAVNRDRQCTSGGDASASCSGVGQAPYAFTKIVAQYAG
- a CDS encoding AMP-dependent synthetase/ligase gives rise to the protein MATAPQVGGLADAVFDHALDDPHRVALCRKDDSGQWRDVTAAAFRDEVFALAKGLIADGVRFGDRVAIMARTRYEWTLFDFALWSIGAQPVPIYPTSSAEQVFWMLHDSEATACVVEHEDHSMTIGSVVDRLPHLKRLWQLDTGALSELLGAGESIDDEVVERHRKAVTPDSVATVIYTSGTTGRPKGCVITHANFMFETDMLISRWEPVFHSRPGDEASTLLFLPLAHVFGRMVEIAAIRGRVKLGHQPALAASALLPDLQSFRPTFILAVPYIFEKVFNAARRRAEADGKTGPFDKSVDIAVKYAEAVEQKAFGLGPGPSAALRMQHQFFEKTVYGKVRDAMGGRVRHAMSGGSSMGRRLGLFFEGAGVTVYEGYGLTESTAAATANPPERTRYGTVGQPIPGTTVHIADDGEVWIHGGQIFSGYLNEPKATEAVLRDGWLSTGDIGALDDDGYLTITGRKKEILVTSGGKSVSPVALEERVRAHPLVAQCIVVGDNRPYIAALVTLDQEGVDHWLAMRGKAPLTPSELVRDPDLETEVRRAVVAANVLVSQAESIRTFRILAHQFTEEQGLLTPSLKLKRRAIEKAYENEVDALYR